TCCATATTTAAGCTGGTTGATTTATAAACTCCTCTCGTGCCGCTTTATCTATATGACGGTCTTCGGGAAAGTGAATCTTTGAGAAGAGAAAATATAACAATACTGTTCTAAGTTGGTTAATATTTTTCTCTTGTGGGATGTTGCGAGCTACTCTACAGTGATTCATCCATTCAGCGTTTGTTTTTCTGTTCAGTTGTTTAATGTCGCTCATGGGCATATGGGCAGTATGATTGGAACCCAAAAGCCCAAGCCCAAGCACCAAACCTTTAAAACAAAACCAGTCGGTGGTAACAAAAACGGTGGAAATCACAAACAGTATTAATGTAGAAATCACAAATAGTATATTACATTAATAAGTTCCATAGCTGCTTCAAGTAAATATCTAGAAAGCATCAGTTTGAAGCACCAAACCAATGCACTAATCATAGGAATCCATAAGGCCATTACAACAAcgaagaaataaaaatagaaagaaaaaaacttCAACCAATGAACCGCTTTTACATCACAACACAGCCTCTGGTGTTCTCGTCGCTGAAAAGATGGACACCATAGTCATCATTCTCTGACTGGTTATTGGGATAGTACGGGCTTGGATACAAGTTGTAGTAGCCAGTGTAAGGAGGTATCTGGGGAGACCTATGGTACATCATCCGAGGCTGCATGTATGTGCTGGGATGCATCATCATGTTATTATTGTTGAGCCCTCTCAAGTTGTTCATCATGGATGGTGGATGGGCCTGATACCCCTGCATGTTCACCATCATAGGGGATTGATGATGCCGGCCATATACCTCACCATTTGATGGGAACCTTGTGTAACCAGGGAGTCCATTTCCCTGAAAGCCGCCACCGTTGTTTCCACCAAGCCCATGGAGACCCATCATCGTGCCATTGATGTCATTCACCCTTCTACCCTCCCCTGCATGAGGATTACCACCACCCAAGTGGACACCATTGACGATCTTGCTATTAGCCGAAAAATCAATACCTTGTTGCTGTAAGCCATTTGGGTTTTTTATCTGATTCTGGTTGGGATTTCCTCCTCCCTTATTTCCAGCTCCACTGTTACCATTCCCACCAGCACTAATGCCATGGCCGGTTTTCTTTGCATTGGCTGTGGCATTGCTTGCCTGCCTTAGAAAATTCAGTTGGTTCATATTGAGGAAAGGCAGCGCATCTAGgtcatcatcttcatcatcatcatcatcatcatcatcatcataatcCTCCTCATCAGAGCTCAATGAGGAAAGCTTATTGTGCTGATTCTTGAAGACTTGGAGGCTTTGGATGAGGCCTTGCTTGCCTTTGTCTTTGTTGTTCTTGTGGCCATCCTTCATTGGATGGCCAACAGCAGCAGCTTGCTTCTGTTGGTTGGCCTTGTGGTTTTGGCTTGTGGTTTTCTGAGACCAGAGCTCTGCACGCTTGCCAGATCTGGCCAGTTTCTTGATCAGAGTTCCTGAGTCCACATTTCCTGTGACAGTGACCTGCTGGTGCTCCACATCTATGCTTACGGAGCAGACTCCTGCAGCAGATGCAAATTGAGAAACATTAGATAATTAAATACAGATGTGTAAGACTGATGGTGACAGGTTCTTTTTTTTTGTCCCTTGGACAACTTGGCTGGCTGCAGTAGGTGTAGTCATATTTCAGGTGCTCATAAAGCTCAAAAGAAAATGagcgagcaaaaaaaaaaaaaaaaaaaaggtaaaggaATTAGTTTCCCTTTCATTTCTACGGTCCACTTTAATCAGTTCACAGAAAacaaaaagagaaggaaaggcgAAAAAGATGGAAGAACAAAGGGGATATATTGCCCATAAACACTTCTCGGCAGAGTAGAGACACTCCACTGGCCTCCAATACGGAATATTTGGGTAAGCTTTTGTGCATTTCCAATCAAATCTCAGTTTTGCTCAAATGGTGGCCAAAGTTCCACCTACCTTCATTTTACCGCCAGTTAAAAGTGACACCCAGAAAACTGTTTTTAACTTAAGAAATAACGAGAAAATCTTATATGAAACAGGAGTACTTGTTCAAGTTTTCTGATATTTCAAACAACCTGACAAAATTCTATGTAAAAAGGAGCGATCTCATGTTTGGAAAACCATATTCAAATAAGTAAAAAGAAGCAAGCTAGATCAGAAGAAActtggaaaaaagaaagaaaaacgggAAAATGACCCAGGGTGAGTACCCTCAATTTTTCGGAGGAGCTTCTTAACTTTCTCCTTGCATCCATGGCAGTGCATGTTCACTTTGAGTACGTATGTCTGCAAGAaacaaaaaatctttttcaaatacTTAGAAGACAACGAGGGAGATAGAGAAGTAGAAGAGGAGCAAGAGTTACCCGCATTTTGAGGACCTTGAAGTCTTCACCTTTAACCATTTCGGTTGCTGTTTGTTGCTCCTGTTTGAGATCAAACTAGAAGAAAACGCAGTCTTCTCCCTGCGGagtgtgagagggagagagagagtgagaggccGAGCTTCCCTCACCTAACAAGTGGGGGAAATGATTGCATGAAGGCTTATCTACGGCACTAGAAAATCCCTCCCCACTCGCACCCACCTCCCACTATATATCACACCTAACCCCACGCGGGTGAGGGGCACCTacactctttttctttgattaaaaatatgcTCCTGTGTCAAGTTTCTCTGGAAGACCGCCTAAAGAAAGGGGGACAGAAGGGTAGACTACTTTTATGAATCCCCTAATAAAAATATACAGTCTACCTCTCCGTCAAACCTTGGCCTGCAAAAAGCCATCCAACGGCCAAAGCAGAGCCAGAGATGTGGGGAAAGACAAGTAAAGTGCCAGATGGAGGAGGGGGCATGATGTTGACGTTTAATGCTCGAAAAAACTTGGTAAAGGAGTAAAAGCAGCCGCGACTTGACATGACCTTCCTTCGCTTCAGCACGGGGCTTCAGTAAAGTCCCGCTCCCCTCTTCCTCTACGATCGTTATTAGCTCCCGATACGTGACAACGATTATAATGGCATTTTCTTCAACATCTGGGCAAACGAGATTATTTGACGTGAATGAGCAGCAGTCCAACGAACGTTGTTTACTGTTATAATGGAATATTAGCAATCAGTAACTAAAAAATAGCACCGTTATGCATTCTAATcacttttataaaataaaaaattatttatccagCTATTGTAAtggtttaaatttaaaaatattgttttatTTATCTAGGCGGGCAatgtaagaattaaaaataaaatgctattatatattatattattattattatatataaaacatAACATATTCCCTCCATAACCATCATAACGGTCAATTTTTGAACTTTGCTTTGCCATGATCCATAGGCAATAATGTTCgtaaaattattataaaagtaCACTCATTGAGAAACACTAATCTAGTTTTGTGGCACAGCCTCTCTGGAGTAATTTTCTGGGTTATCATATTCCCCAACTACCAAGCTTCAGACATACCATCATGGTTAAATAACAGGTAGGTTTTGAACCGTTAATTCTTTTCAGCCATTATTTGGCTTCAATGTTCAGAGATAGATCTCCAAGCTATTTTGCTGTCATAATGGAAAATAACAGTTCATAACATCATTATTCGGACTTTTTTATTCCTAAAGTAGGCGGAGCAATCACCCAATTGTTTTTCTCGGGTCAATCATTGCCTCCAGGATTGACCCTTTGGGGATTTACAGGTACATGATAATAACATTTATCAAACTTTCTTGCGCAAAATAACAACAGCCATGATTTTAGCAAGAATTTTATGTCCTCCATGTTAAAGGTACTAAAAGAAGTGGTTTCAGATATTCTGTGGAGTTTACAGAGTACTTATTATATGAAGAATATAATCTTATTTGAGATTTGCTAAGCATTACTTCAATCTAGATTGTGCAAAAATCCAGCATTGCCGAGAAGGTTGACATGACTGCGATCCGAGCACGCACCACATAGGATCCGTGCTTAGCGGCAATAAATGCTTCACACTGAAAAGCATAGCGAGAGAAACAGATTCCTTCCAAATTAAACAGTATTTTCGTACATTCATAACACAAAGACAACAGCTGCCGTACAGATAGCTTCAGATGCTTTTGATGTAATGGAAGCATCCAAAGTTATCGTAACAGGTTTTACAACATCGTAGAACCTGTGACTTAAAACATGATTCCTGTGGTTGGAGAGCATCTCTCTCAATGATAGCTcccataccttttttttttttaacagaagAGACATTTAATTGGATCATGTTTTAACAGAAGAGTTCCAAGAGGTGGGAGGGAGATTCAGCAGAAAAATTAATACCAACCTAATTGCTTGCTCACATGTTTGCTTAATTTACCTTTATATCTGAacttttttggttttttttgttGAGGAATAGGGAAGCTAGAAAGCCACCCaacttttattaaaactaatgacCCGGGCACATGGAGAAAGCAAATAGAGCTTGTCTATCATAAAAAGATCAAACCATCAAGCTGCTGGAAGCCACTTAGGAGACGTTGTGGCTTCTGAAAAGATGTGATTAAATCCTTACCGGCTTTCTGGAACCGAGTTCGATATAAGATTCGTAATGGACAAAAAAAATCTTGAGTTCTTTAATCGACTATCTTCAACCTGGACATTCAGAATCAGTACGAACGGCATTTGCGAGCTTCAAGATCAGTTAAATCTCCTGAGGTCAATGCTGGAGCCAGTTATTTTGAATGACGATGAGGATAAAATTGATTGGAAGCAGGATGGGAGGGGGGGCATTCTCGATGGGTTCTTTGTATCATTTCATAAATTCTAGGGGCATGAGATGCAGATTTGCCCTCTCCTTATGTAACATTAACGTCCCACTAAGGatcaagggggggggggggggggggatgtgTTCTTTGCAAAAATCCTACtgaaactttggatcatttattttcaaaatgctctttcttttgtattttttggAGCTCTATATGTAGATTACTGGGGGTGTTACAATCACACGGCTCTTCAGAAATCTCTGCATGGATTGGACTAAAAGAAACTTTCCGAAGTCTGTGAGACCGGTGATCCTCATGCTTATTGGAGCTATTACTTGGAGTTGTTGAAAGGAAATAAATGATAGAGTATTCCTTAACAAACACGCCACCACCAGATTTGTGGCTGGTGAAAGTCTCAACCTTTTCAAGTTCTAGTCCAAGCTTTGTGAAGATGGTTCTCTGAGGGAGCATGGAAGATTTTGGCATAAGATCAGATCACTACCTACCCTCCTTGATGACCTATAATCTTTGAGGCCTGTTTAACTTTCGGTGTTCTATGATGTTTGATTGACCGAGAATGAGATGAATCCTGGTTATTGTTTCATGGATCTTTTACTAGCCCGCTTGTTTTCGATCgaggtctttgtttgtgtcacAACTTCCAGCAGTAGCAGAGCAGTCAGAACATTTTTTCCTCTGCTGTTCAACTGACTGTTTTGATTCTGTAAACCTGTAAACACCGTCAACCCTGAGCATGTTTATTGTTTTTTCTCCCTCTGTTCAGACCTGTTGGGGTAGGTTCTGCTGTTGTCTTTTATTTCTATTTCATGCTTCTTTTCTTCCTCCTATCTTTCTCCTTCTCTTGTAAATTTTACTTCTGTCCTTAATAAAGCTGGGTAGCTATTGCCTccctttatccaaaaaaaaagagaggaggaatATGTACAGAGTGGTATTTATAGGGAGCAGAGAATTTGAAGGTGTGAGAGGTTACAGCATTTCAACTTCTGAGCTAAAATTACCAGTAACCCTTTAGAGCTGCTCATGGAGAAGAAACTAGCTGCCACTGCTTTTCAAGGACCTTTGAAACAAGAATTGTGATAGTTATATCTGAAATAACAACAAAATCACGGTACCTTTTTTATAATATACAACAGATGACACAATATTGATTATTGACATGTAGTAGCATTATACTAGATCTAGGAAAGCTATCTACATGCAACAATGTTACACATGTATGATATACTATCTGAAAGCTAATGCTGATCATCAGAAAGCAAACATCTCAAATACTCTTGTCCATCATCCAGTGCCAAAGCTTGACTGGGAGGAACTAACCTTTTCCACTGCAAAGTCTCGGCGGACAAATGTTTCTTCTTCCGCCCACCCCTTAGCTTGGAATGACGCTGCTCATCAGTTTCGATAAAGTCACCCCGCAGCAGGACCGAAAAATTCCAATAATGTGATGCACATCTGAATTACTTGGCATAGAGGAGGCTTGCAACAATCAATTCTGTGAATAGCCATGGACATGGATCTGTGTAGTCAGGAGGTGTGCTAAAGTTTCACACCTATATTCTAGCATCACAAGAAGGTGATGCAATGGGCTACTTAAAGGACAAAATTGGATCCTAACAATCAAAACTTAAGGGTCATAAAGTTATGAAATATGAGATAAAAAGGGTGAATTCCATATGGTTATTCACCTCAATCAACATAAAACATAAATGCAAAACAAGAAGCCATGTCCAAGGTTCAAACATGCTAAGGACACTTGCATGCTACACCAGTGACTCGTATTGAAGCACAAGAACATAATAAAAGCCTCCATA
The sequence above is a segment of the Elaeis guineensis isolate ETL-2024a chromosome 7, EG11, whole genome shotgun sequence genome. Coding sequences within it:
- the LOC105048455 gene encoding uncharacterized protein isoform X2, producing MVKGEDFKTYVLKVNMHCHGCKEKVKKLLRKIEGVCSVSIDVEHQQVTVTGNVDSGTLIKKLARSGKRAELWSQKTTSQNHKANQQKQAAAVGHPMKDGHKNNKDKGKQGLIQSLQVFKNQHNKLSSLSSDEEDYDDDDDDDDDEDDDLDALPFLNMNQLNFLRQASNATANAKKTGHGISAGGNGNSGAGNKGGGNPNQNQIKNPNGLQQQGIDFSANSKIVNGVHLGGGNPHAGEGRRVNDINGTMMGLHGLGGNNGGGFQGNGLPGYTRFPSNGEVYGRHHQSPMMVNMQGYQAHPPSMMNNLRGLNNNNMMMHPSTYMQPRMMYHRSPQIPPYTGYYNLYPSPYYPNNQSENDDYGVHLFSDENTRGCVVM
- the LOC105048455 gene encoding uncharacterized protein isoform X1, which translates into the protein MVKGEDFKVLKMRTYVLKVNMHCHGCKEKVKKLLRKIEGVCSVSIDVEHQQVTVTGNVDSGTLIKKLARSGKRAELWSQKTTSQNHKANQQKQAAAVGHPMKDGHKNNKDKGKQGLIQSLQVFKNQHNKLSSLSSDEEDYDDDDDDDDDEDDDLDALPFLNMNQLNFLRQASNATANAKKTGHGISAGGNGNSGAGNKGGGNPNQNQIKNPNGLQQQGIDFSANSKIVNGVHLGGGNPHAGEGRRVNDINGTMMGLHGLGGNNGGGFQGNGLPGYTRFPSNGEVYGRHHQSPMMVNMQGYQAHPPSMMNNLRGLNNNNMMMHPSTYMQPRMMYHRSPQIPPYTGYYNLYPSPYYPNNQSENDDYGVHLFSDENTRGCVVM